The following proteins come from a genomic window of Lemur catta isolate mLemCat1 chromosome 4, mLemCat1.pri, whole genome shotgun sequence:
- the ZNF512 gene encoding zinc finger protein 512 isoform X2, producing the protein MSSRLGAVPATPGPTSFKQQRSSRIVGAKNSRTQCSIKDNSFQYTIPHDDSLSGSSSASSCEPVSDFPASFRKSTYWMKMRRIKPAATSHVEGSGGVSTKGKRKPRQEEDEDYREFPQKKHKLYGSLEEQWYLEIVDKGSVSCPTCQAVGRKTIEGLKKHMENCKQEMFTCHHCGKQLRSLAGMKYHVMANHNSLPILKAGDEIDEPSERERLRTVLKRLGKLRCMRESCSSSFTSIMGYLYHVRKCGKGAAELEKMTLKCHHCGKPYRSKAGLAYHLRSEHGPISFFPESGQPECLKEMSLESKSGGRVQRRSAKIAVYHLQELASAELAKEWPKRKVLQDLVPDDRKLKYTRPGLPTFSQEVLHKWKSDIKKYHRIQCPNQGCEAVYSSVSGLKAHLGSCTLGNFVAGKYKCLLCQKEFVSESGVKYHINSVHAEDWFVVNPTTTKSFEKLMKIKQRQQEEEKRRQQHRSRRSLRRRQQPGIELPETELSLRVGKDQRRNNEELVVSSCKEPEQEPVPAQFQKVKPPKTNHKRGRK; encoded by the exons TAGCAGGACCCAGTGCTCCATAAAGGATAATAGTTTCCAGTACACTATCCCTCACGATGACTCCTTAAGTGGCTCATCATCTGCCTCATCATGTGAACCAGTGAGTGATTTTCCAGCATCCTTCCGAAAATCTACCTACTGGATGAAGATGAGAAGGATCAAGCCAGCTGCTACTTCTCATGTTGAAG GGTCAGGTGGAGTATCAaccaaaggaaaaaggaaacccaGGCAGGAAGAAGATGAAGACTACCGAGAATTTCCTCAGAAGAAGCATAAGCTTTATG GCAGTTTGGAGGAGCAGTGGTACTTAGAAATCGTGGATAAAGGCAGTGTCTCCTGCCCTACCTGCCAGGCAGTGGGGAGGAAGACCATAGAGGGTTTAAAGAAACACATGGAAAACTGCAAACAG gaaatGTTTACTTGTCATCACTGTGGGAAACAACTTCGTTCACTGGCAGGGATGAAGTATCACGTCATGGCAAATCATAATAGTTTG CCCATTCTGAAAGCTGGAGATGAAATAGATGAGCCAAGTGAGAGGGAACGGCTCCGAACGGTTCTAAAGAGACTGGGAAAGCTCAGGTGCATGCGTGAG AGTTGCTCCAGTAGCTTTACCAGCATCATGGGTTATCTGTACCATGTCAGAAAATGTGGCAAAGGTGCTGCAGAGCTGGAGAAGATGACTCTGAAATGTCACCACTGTGGAAAACCATATAGATCAAAGGCTGGACTTGCGTATCACCTGAGGTCAGAACATGGGCCT ATCTCCTTCTTTCCAGAGTCAGGACAGCCAGAGTGCTTAAAGGAGATGAGCCTGGAGTCAAAGAGTGGGGGCCGAGTTCAGAGACGTTCTGCCAAGATAGCTGTATACCACCTGCAGGAGCTGGCCTCTGCTGAACTGGCCAAGGAATGGCCTAAGCGGAAGGTGCTTCAGGATCTGGTACCTGATGATCGGAAG TTAAAATATACTCGCCCTGGACTACCTACTTTCAGCCAGGAAGTACTACACAAATGGAAATCAGATATCAAGAAGTATCATCGCATTCAGTGTCCTAACCAG gGTTGTGAGGCTGTCTACAGTAGTGTTTCTGGCCTCAAAGCTCACCTGGGCTCTTGTACATTG GGAAACTTTGTGGCTGGAAAATACAAGTGTCTTCTATGTCAGAAAGAATTTGTGTCAGAGAGTGGTGTCAAGTATCACATCAACTCTGTCCATGCTGAG GATTGGTTTGTTGTAAACCCAACAACAACCAAAAGCTTTGAAAAGCTGATGAAGATAAAGCAGCGgcagcaagaagaagaaaagcgGAGGCAGCAACACAGGAGCAGAAGGTCTCTAAGAAGGCGGCAGCAGCCTGGCATTGAGCTTCCTGAGACAGAGCTGAGTCTTAGAGTAGGGAAGGATCAGAGGAGGAATAATGAGGAACTGGTAGTGTCCTCCTGTAAGGAACCAGAGCAGGAGCCAGTGCCAGCACAGTTCCAGAAAGTAAAGCCCCCAAAGACTAATCATAAACGAGGAAGGAAATAG
- the ZNF512 gene encoding zinc finger protein 512 isoform X1 produces MSSRLGAVPATPGPTSFKQQRSSRIVGAKNSRTQCSIKDNSFQYTIPHDDSLSGSSSASSCEPVSDFPASFRKSTYWMKMRRIKPAATSHVEGSGGVSTKGKRKPRQEEDEDYREFPQKKHKLYGRKQRPKTQPNPKSQARRIRKEPPVYAAGSLEEQWYLEIVDKGSVSCPTCQAVGRKTIEGLKKHMENCKQEMFTCHHCGKQLRSLAGMKYHVMANHNSLPILKAGDEIDEPSERERLRTVLKRLGKLRCMRESCSSSFTSIMGYLYHVRKCGKGAAELEKMTLKCHHCGKPYRSKAGLAYHLRSEHGPISFFPESGQPECLKEMSLESKSGGRVQRRSAKIAVYHLQELASAELAKEWPKRKVLQDLVPDDRKLKYTRPGLPTFSQEVLHKWKSDIKKYHRIQCPNQGCEAVYSSVSGLKAHLGSCTLGNFVAGKYKCLLCQKEFVSESGVKYHINSVHAEDWFVVNPTTTKSFEKLMKIKQRQQEEEKRRQQHRSRRSLRRRQQPGIELPETELSLRVGKDQRRNNEELVVSSCKEPEQEPVPAQFQKVKPPKTNHKRGRK; encoded by the exons TAGCAGGACCCAGTGCTCCATAAAGGATAATAGTTTCCAGTACACTATCCCTCACGATGACTCCTTAAGTGGCTCATCATCTGCCTCATCATGTGAACCAGTGAGTGATTTTCCAGCATCCTTCCGAAAATCTACCTACTGGATGAAGATGAGAAGGATCAAGCCAGCTGCTACTTCTCATGTTGAAG GGTCAGGTGGAGTATCAaccaaaggaaaaaggaaacccaGGCAGGAAGAAGATGAAGACTACCGAGAATTTCCTCAGAAGAAGCATAAGCTTTATG GGAGGAAGCAACGGCCTAAAACTCAGCCCAATCCCAAATCCCAGGCTCGTCGTATTCGGAAGGAACCACCAGTTTATGCAGCAG GCAGTTTGGAGGAGCAGTGGTACTTAGAAATCGTGGATAAAGGCAGTGTCTCCTGCCCTACCTGCCAGGCAGTGGGGAGGAAGACCATAGAGGGTTTAAAGAAACACATGGAAAACTGCAAACAG gaaatGTTTACTTGTCATCACTGTGGGAAACAACTTCGTTCACTGGCAGGGATGAAGTATCACGTCATGGCAAATCATAATAGTTTG CCCATTCTGAAAGCTGGAGATGAAATAGATGAGCCAAGTGAGAGGGAACGGCTCCGAACGGTTCTAAAGAGACTGGGAAAGCTCAGGTGCATGCGTGAG AGTTGCTCCAGTAGCTTTACCAGCATCATGGGTTATCTGTACCATGTCAGAAAATGTGGCAAAGGTGCTGCAGAGCTGGAGAAGATGACTCTGAAATGTCACCACTGTGGAAAACCATATAGATCAAAGGCTGGACTTGCGTATCACCTGAGGTCAGAACATGGGCCT ATCTCCTTCTTTCCAGAGTCAGGACAGCCAGAGTGCTTAAAGGAGATGAGCCTGGAGTCAAAGAGTGGGGGCCGAGTTCAGAGACGTTCTGCCAAGATAGCTGTATACCACCTGCAGGAGCTGGCCTCTGCTGAACTGGCCAAGGAATGGCCTAAGCGGAAGGTGCTTCAGGATCTGGTACCTGATGATCGGAAG TTAAAATATACTCGCCCTGGACTACCTACTTTCAGCCAGGAAGTACTACACAAATGGAAATCAGATATCAAGAAGTATCATCGCATTCAGTGTCCTAACCAG gGTTGTGAGGCTGTCTACAGTAGTGTTTCTGGCCTCAAAGCTCACCTGGGCTCTTGTACATTG GGAAACTTTGTGGCTGGAAAATACAAGTGTCTTCTATGTCAGAAAGAATTTGTGTCAGAGAGTGGTGTCAAGTATCACATCAACTCTGTCCATGCTGAG GATTGGTTTGTTGTAAACCCAACAACAACCAAAAGCTTTGAAAAGCTGATGAAGATAAAGCAGCGgcagcaagaagaagaaaagcgGAGGCAGCAACACAGGAGCAGAAGGTCTCTAAGAAGGCGGCAGCAGCCTGGCATTGAGCTTCCTGAGACAGAGCTGAGTCTTAGAGTAGGGAAGGATCAGAGGAGGAATAATGAGGAACTGGTAGTGTCCTCCTGTAAGGAACCAGAGCAGGAGCCAGTGCCAGCACAGTTCCAGAAAGTAAAGCCCCCAAAGACTAATCATAAACGAGGAAGGAAATAG